One genomic segment of Candidatus Edwardsbacteria bacterium includes these proteins:
- the dinB gene encoding DNA polymerase IV has product MPRLIAHVDMDCFYAAVEVLDDPALRGRPVIVGADPQGGKGRGVVSAASYEARKFGVHSAMPVSRAFALCPRGIFLPGRMGRYSEISDKIMEILEGFTPQIEQISVDEAFLDLSGCRRLFGEPREIARKIKGAIKGQLSLTASVGMGSNKLVAKIASDLEKPDGLVIVPQGGEREFLSPMPAGKLWGVGPKTADRLKQMGVETIGQLAGYDPQRLEAVFGRMGGYLHERANGIDGDPVSQGDQAKSMGREHTYDEDTGSKEDIHRTLLTLSEQVAASLRAQGAKGRTITLKLRYQDFETHTYGRTLEAAVDNAIEINAIARTLFDKNWQSFRKIRLIGVSASNLNQGEDQLGLFDDPKNKIKNEKLDKAVDEIRERYGRKAVKRAGEM; this is encoded by the coding sequence ATGCCAAGGCTGATCGCCCACGTGGATATGGACTGCTTTTATGCGGCGGTCGAAGTGCTGGATGATCCGGCTTTAAGGGGTCGGCCGGTGATAGTGGGGGCCGATCCCCAGGGGGGCAAGGGGCGCGGCGTGGTGTCGGCGGCGTCATATGAGGCCCGGAAATTCGGGGTGCATTCGGCCATGCCGGTCTCCCGGGCCTTTGCGCTGTGCCCCAGAGGTATCTTTCTGCCGGGACGGATGGGACGATACTCCGAAATATCCGATAAAATCATGGAAATACTTGAAGGCTTCACTCCGCAGATCGAGCAGATCTCGGTGGATGAAGCCTTTCTGGATCTGAGCGGCTGCCGGAGGCTTTTCGGAGAGCCCCGGGAGATCGCCCGGAAGATAAAGGGGGCCATAAAGGGCCAATTATCCCTTACCGCCTCGGTCGGCATGGGGTCCAATAAATTGGTGGCCAAGATCGCCTCCGACCTTGAGAAACCGGACGGGCTGGTGATTGTTCCCCAGGGCGGAGAGAGGGAATTTTTGTCCCCGATGCCGGCGGGGAAGCTATGGGGCGTCGGTCCGAAGACGGCGGACCGGTTAAAACAGATGGGTGTCGAAACCATCGGCCAGCTGGCGGGATATGACCCCCAGCGGCTGGAGGCTGTTTTCGGCAGAATGGGAGGCTACCTCCATGAACGGGCCAACGGCATTGACGGCGATCCGGTCAGCCAGGGAGATCAAGCCAAGTCCATGGGGCGGGAGCACACTTACGACGAGGATACCGGTAGCAAAGAAGATATCCATAGAACGCTTTTGACCCTGTCCGAGCAGGTGGCCGCTTCCCTGAGGGCCCAAGGGGCAAAAGGAAGGACCATCACCCTCAAACTGAGGTACCAGGACTTCGAGACCCATACCTACGGCCGGACTCTGGAAGCCGCGGTTGACAACGCCATCGAGATCAATGCCATAGCCCGGACGCTTTTCGACAAGAACTGGCAGTCTTTCCGCAAGATCAGGCTGATAGGTGTGTCGGCCTCCAATCTGAATCAGGGGGAGGACCAACTGGGCCTGTTCGACGATCCCAAAAATAAGATCAAGAATGAGAAGCTGGACAAGGCGGTGGATGAAATAAGGGAGAGATACGGCAGGAAGGCGGTCAAAAGGGCGGGGGAGATGTAG